One region of Manis pentadactyla isolate mManPen7 chromosome 9, mManPen7.hap1, whole genome shotgun sequence genomic DNA includes:
- the GPR25 gene encoding probable G-protein coupled receptor 25, producing MGKPRLAQSRLLRPARCPSMQLTAPWAPSPGTTAWDYSGAGGLEQLELCPPVDLPYSHAYIPALYLAAFAVGLLGNAFVVWLLAGRRGPRRLVDTFVLHLAAADLGLVLTLPLWAAAAARGGRWPFGEGLCKLSSFALAGTRCAGALLLAGLSVDRYLAVVPAPGARPRRTRRCARAACCGVWAAALLAGLPALAYRRLQPLPGGPGRQCGEDPSDAFQGLGLLLQLLTFVLPMGVTVVCYCRVARRLRRPPLLGRARRSSLRIICAVEGAFVGCWLPFCALRAVFHLARLGAVPLPCRLLGALRWGLTVATCLAFVNSCANPLIYLLLDRSFRARAWRGVCGRGHGLARRASSASSLSADGSSVFRGAARSRGRAQTASTASAGP from the coding sequence ATGGGCAAACCCCGTCTTGCCCAGAGCCGGCTCCTGCGCCCGGCCCGGTGCCCGTCCATGCAGCTCACCGCGCCCTGGGCCCCCAGCCCGGGGACCACGGCCTGGGACTACTCGGGCGCGGGCGGCCTGGAGCAGCTGGAGCTGTGCCCGCCGGTGGACCTGCCCTACAGCCACGCCTACATCCCCGCGCTCTACCTGGCGGCCTTCGCGGTGGGCCTGCTGGGCAACGCCTTCGTGGTGTGGCTGCTGGCCGGGCGGCGCGGCCCGCGGCGGCTCGTGGACACCTTCGTGCTGCACCTGGCGGCCGCCGACCTGGGCCTGGTGCTCACGCTGCCGCTCTGGGCCgcggcggcggcgcgcggcggccgCTGGCCCTTCGGCGAGGGCCTGTGCAAGTTGAGCAGCTTCGCGCTGGCGGGCACGCGCTGCGCGGGCGCGCTGCTACTGGCCGGCCTCAGCGTGGACCGCTACCTGGCGGTGGTGCCCGCGCCGGGCGCGCGGCCGCGGCGCACTCGGCGCTGCGCGCGGGCCGCCTGCTGCGGCGTCTGGGCCGCGGCGCTCCTGGCCGGCCTGCCCGCGCTGGCCTACCGGCGGCTGCAGCCGCTGCCAGGCGGCCCGGGCCGTCAGTGCGGGGAGGACCCCTCGGACGCCTTCCAGGGCCTCGGCCTCCTGCTGCAGCTGCTCACCTTCGTGCTGCCCATGGGCGTCACCGTCGTCTGCTACTGCCGCGTCGCTCGCCGCCTGCGCCGGCCGCCGCTCCTGGGCCGCGCCCGCAGGAGCTCGCTGCGCATCATCTGCGCCGTGGAGGGCGCGTTCGTGGGCTGCTGGCTGCCCTTCTGCGCCCTGCGCGCCGTCTTCCACCTGGCGCGCCTGGGGGCCGTGCCGCTGCCCTGCCGCCTGCTGGGGGCGCTGCGCTGGGGCCTCACCGTCGCCACCTGCCTGGCCTTCGTCAACAGCTGCGCCAACCCGCTCATCTACCTCCTGCTGGACCGCTCGTTCCGCGCGCGCGCCTGGCGCGGCGTCTGCGGGCGCGGCCACGGCCTGGCGCGCCGGGCGAGCTCGGCGTCCTCGCTGTCCGCGGACGGCAGCTCGGTGTTCCGGGGCGCGGCCCGCAGTCGGGGGCGAGCCCAGACGGCGAGCACGGCCTCGGCCGGCCCTTAG